In Streptomyces qaidamensis, one DNA window encodes the following:
- a CDS encoding ABC transporter ATP-binding protein, whose protein sequence is MQAATACHRPRLRISGVRKAYGGRQVLQDVDLDVPAGTLVGVVGENGAGKSTLLQIAVGHLAPDRGTVTRTGAVGYCPQQAVLNDAFTVGQHLRLFQMAYRLPTLERADELMEVLALTGCRRQQVGELSGGTRQKLNLLVALMHDPQLLVLDEPYQGFDWDTHQRFWTLAADLRDQGRSIIVVSHLLHELNHFDAIAHLRQGRLHFEETNR, encoded by the coding sequence GTGCAGGCAGCAACGGCGTGCCACCGGCCAAGGCTGCGGATCAGCGGAGTCCGCAAGGCGTACGGCGGCAGGCAGGTACTGCAGGACGTCGATCTTGACGTACCGGCCGGGACGCTGGTGGGAGTCGTCGGCGAGAACGGGGCGGGCAAGAGCACTCTGCTGCAGATCGCCGTGGGACACCTGGCGCCCGACCGCGGAACGGTGACACGTACCGGGGCGGTGGGGTACTGCCCACAACAGGCCGTACTGAACGACGCGTTCACCGTCGGACAGCACCTGCGGTTGTTCCAGATGGCCTACCGGCTGCCGACGCTGGAGCGCGCCGACGAGCTGATGGAGGTGCTGGCACTGACCGGTTGCCGGCGACAGCAGGTCGGCGAGCTCAGTGGCGGAACGCGACAGAAGCTGAACCTGCTGGTCGCTCTCATGCACGATCCGCAGTTGCTGGTCCTGGACGAGCCCTACCAGGGCTTCGACTGGGACACCCATCAACGGTTCTGGACCCTGGCCGCCGACCTGCGTGATCAGGGCCGGTCGATCATCGTGGTCTCGCACCTGCTGCACGAACTGAACCACTTCGACGCGATCGCTCACCTGCGCCAGGGCCGTCTGCACTTCGAGGAGACCAACCGTTGA
- a CDS encoding response regulator has protein sequence MIRVLLADDQPLIRSGFRALLDLEDDIEVVAEAADGRQAVALAEERLPDVALIDIQMPVMDGIEATRRIASDPALTGVHVVMLTNYGMDEYVFEALRAGAAGFLVKDIVPEDLLHAVRVAARGDALLAPSITRKLIHRYVAQPLPAAGAALAELTGREREAVALAAQGLSNDQIADRMVISPMTAKTHINRAMTKLHARDRAQLVVLAYESGLVTPRNG, from the coding sequence ATGATCCGTGTCCTGCTGGCAGACGACCAGCCGCTCATCCGCAGCGGCTTCCGGGCGCTGCTCGATCTCGAGGACGACATCGAGGTGGTGGCCGAAGCCGCCGACGGCAGGCAGGCCGTGGCTCTCGCCGAGGAGCGTTTGCCCGATGTCGCGCTCATCGACATCCAGATGCCGGTCATGGACGGCATCGAGGCGACCCGGCGCATCGCCTCCGACCCGGCGCTGACCGGCGTGCACGTCGTCATGCTGACCAATTACGGCATGGACGAGTACGTCTTCGAGGCGTTGCGCGCCGGCGCCGCCGGGTTCCTCGTCAAGGACATCGTGCCCGAGGACCTCCTGCACGCCGTACGGGTCGCCGCCCGCGGCGACGCCCTGCTCGCCCCGTCCATCACCCGCAAGCTGATCCACCGGTACGTCGCCCAGCCCCTCCCCGCCGCCGGCGCCGCGCTCGCGGAGTTGACCGGCCGCGAGCGCGAAGCGGTCGCCCTGGCCGCTCAGGGCCTGTCGAACGACCAGATCGCCGACCGCATGGTGATCAGCCCGATGACCGCGAAGACCCACATCAACCGGGCCATGACCAAACTCCATGCCCGCGACCGGGCCCAACTCGTGGTCCTGGCCTATGAGTCCGGTCTGGTCACCCCGCGCAACGGCTGA
- a CDS encoding sensor histidine kinase translates to MDTGRFRVPAGAMDWAIAVSVAALLLGTGLSGSHPAGERALLGSVLLAAGGLTLIARRRAPIAVLAVTGLCAVGYEAAGFEVLAVPYLVAVYGAVRAGHRTLTVVASVSLLLVLPLSALVFGEGSARDAFAQARNVLEIAWLIAAFAAGEALRQAERRADEAERTREETARRRADGERLHIARELHDSLTHQISIIKVQAEVAVHVARRRGEEVPGTLLAIRTAGREATRELRATLEALRDDDTTPPQGLEHLPQLVERARSMGLDATLTVVGQRHDVPAAVGRTAYRIVQEALTNTARHACATTAAVRIEYGPETLSVRVDDDGKAAPDDAPAPGLGLLGMRERVTVLGGRLRAEPRTGHGFTVQAELPVGRAS, encoded by the coding sequence ATGGACACAGGGCGTTTTCGTGTCCCGGCCGGTGCCATGGACTGGGCGATCGCCGTCAGTGTGGCGGCACTGCTGCTGGGCACCGGGTTGTCCGGGTCGCACCCGGCCGGAGAGCGCGCGCTGCTGGGCTCCGTGCTGCTGGCGGCCGGCGGCCTGACGCTGATCGCGCGCCGCAGGGCTCCGATCGCCGTGCTGGCCGTCACCGGCCTGTGCGCGGTGGGCTACGAGGCAGCCGGGTTCGAGGTGCTCGCCGTGCCGTACCTGGTCGCGGTGTACGGGGCCGTGCGGGCCGGGCACCGGACCCTGACGGTGGTGGCGTCGGTGTCCCTGCTCCTCGTCCTCCCCCTCTCGGCTCTGGTCTTCGGCGAAGGGTCGGCACGCGATGCGTTCGCGCAGGCCCGGAACGTACTCGAAATCGCCTGGTTGATCGCCGCGTTCGCAGCCGGGGAGGCCCTGCGGCAGGCCGAGCGGCGGGCGGACGAGGCCGAGCGGACCCGGGAGGAGACCGCGCGGCGCCGTGCCGACGGGGAGCGGCTGCACATCGCGAGGGAGCTGCACGATTCGCTCACCCACCAGATCTCGATCATCAAGGTGCAGGCCGAGGTCGCCGTCCACGTGGCCCGCAGGCGAGGCGAGGAGGTGCCCGGGACGCTGCTGGCGATCCGGACGGCCGGGCGTGAGGCGACCCGGGAGCTGCGCGCGACCCTGGAGGCGCTGCGTGACGACGACACGACCCCACCACAGGGACTCGAACACCTACCCCAACTGGTGGAGCGCGCCCGTTCGATGGGCCTGGACGCGACGCTGACGGTCGTAGGGCAGCGGCACGACGTGCCGGCCGCGGTGGGCCGGACCGCCTACCGCATCGTTCAGGAGGCACTGACCAACACCGCCCGGCACGCCTGTGCCACCACCGCGGCAGTCCGGATCGAGTACGGGCCCGAGACGCTGTCCGTCCGGGTCGACGACGACGGCAAGGCCGCCCCCGACGACGCCCCTGCCCCCGGCCTCGGGCTGCTCGGCATGCGCGAACGCGTCACCGTCCTCGGCGGCCGGCTGCGCGCCGAGCCGCGAACCGGGCACGGCTTCACCGTCCAGGCGGAGCTCCCCGTGGGACGAGCGTCATGA
- a CDS encoding DUF6223 family protein, translating to MSAADVLTVAAEGGVIGDGRTGANLALGMGLIGVIIGWPALGRATGRTGTGNARTGARSAMAAGLVGTALAVLHLATSSGGPGTGNGRVGAVVAVPLGLIAMAMGRRALTRSRAAEGNSEPVAGSRR from the coding sequence ATGAGTGCAGCAGACGTTCTGACGGTGGCAGCCGAGGGCGGCGTCATCGGCGACGGGCGTACGGGGGCCAACCTGGCCCTCGGGATGGGGCTGATCGGCGTGATCATCGGCTGGCCGGCCCTCGGCCGTGCAACCGGCCGTACCGGTACCGGCAACGCACGCACCGGGGCCAGGTCGGCCATGGCGGCGGGCCTGGTCGGCACGGCCCTCGCGGTGCTGCATCTGGCCACTTCCAGTGGCGGTCCCGGCACCGGCAACGGGAGGGTGGGAGCCGTTGTGGCCGTCCCCTTGGGGCTGATCGCCATGGCAATGGGGCGGCGGGCACTCACCCGCTCACGTGCGGCGGAAGGGAACTCCGAACCCGTTGCCGGCTCAAGGAGGTGA
- a CDS encoding LacI family DNA-binding transcriptional regulator: MAASRRPTLADVAREVGVSAKTVSRVLNGDGPVSARTREQVLAAVAELGFQPNLMARNIRVGGPDTTIGLVVPDLANPFFGAVARGIEETVRDRGLTLLMGSSADDPERERALTAQFLARRVSILIVVPSVGADHCDLKSHRTAGLPIVFLDRPGVGLSTDSIVSSNRAGAQGGVAHLIAHGHRRIGFVGDLPTKLYTRRERLAGYRSALQEADVPYDRSLVANAHDQSGAEAATSQLLALADPPTALFAGNNIMALGIVAELARSKRKDVALVAFDDVALAEALEPALTVVAQDPEGIGRTAAATALARLDGDRSRARTITVPTQLIVRGSGEQPAPHPNSR, encoded by the coding sequence ATGGCAGCGAGCCGCCGCCCCACCTTGGCCGACGTCGCCCGAGAAGTAGGTGTCAGCGCCAAGACGGTCTCCCGAGTCCTCAACGGGGACGGGCCCGTCTCGGCGCGGACGCGGGAACAGGTACTCGCCGCGGTGGCCGAGTTGGGCTTCCAGCCGAACCTCATGGCCCGCAACATCCGCGTCGGCGGTCCGGACACGACCATAGGACTGGTCGTCCCGGATCTGGCAAACCCCTTCTTCGGAGCCGTGGCCCGCGGTATCGAGGAGACCGTCCGGGACCGTGGGCTGACGCTGCTCATGGGCTCGTCCGCGGACGATCCGGAGCGCGAACGCGCCCTGACGGCCCAGTTCCTCGCCCGGCGCGTCAGCATCCTGATCGTCGTGCCGTCCGTCGGCGCCGACCACTGCGACCTCAAGTCGCACCGTACGGCGGGGCTGCCCATCGTCTTCCTCGACCGGCCAGGGGTCGGCCTGTCCACGGACAGCATCGTCAGCTCCAACCGCGCGGGCGCCCAGGGGGGCGTCGCCCACCTGATCGCCCACGGCCACCGCCGCATCGGCTTCGTCGGCGACCTCCCCACCAAGCTCTACACCCGCCGCGAACGCCTCGCCGGATACCGGTCGGCCCTGCAAGAAGCGGACGTCCCCTACGACCGCTCGCTGGTCGCCAACGCCCACGACCAGTCGGGCGCCGAGGCCGCGACCTCCCAACTCCTCGCACTGGCCGATCCCCCCACGGCCCTGTTCGCCGGGAACAACATCATGGCGCTGGGCATCGTCGCCGAACTCGCCCGCAGCAAACGCAAGGACGTGGCCCTCGTGGCCTTCGACGACGTTGCCCTCGCCGAAGCGCTGGAGCCTGCCCTGACCGTCGTCGCCCAGGATCCCGAAGGAATCGGTCGCACCGCAGCGGCCACCGCCCTCGCCCGCCTCGACGGCGACCGCTCCCGTGCCCGCACCATCACCGTTCCCACCCAACTGATCGTCCGGGGCTCGGGGGAGCAACCTGCGCCCCACCCCAACTCCCGCTGA
- a CDS encoding ATP-binding cassette domain-containing protein translates to MTTTTETPVLQARGLVKRYGQVTAIDGADFDLLPGEVLAVIGDNGAGKTSLIKALTGALVPDEGEIRLGGEPIQFSGPQSARAHGIETVYQDLAVAASMDIASNMFLGRELRRPGILGSAFRMLDKKRMRQEAAEHMADLKIGLRSLTQSVETLSGGQRQAVAVARAVAWARSVVVMDEPTAALGVKESGQVLDLIRRVRDKGMPVVLISHNMPHVFEIADRIHVHRLGRRAAVIKPSDYSMAEVVAIMTGALSVDESGDTVVADSEAAKAAGVQAT, encoded by the coding sequence ATGACGACCACCACCGAGACCCCCGTTCTGCAGGCGCGCGGTCTGGTCAAGCGCTACGGCCAGGTCACCGCCATCGACGGCGCCGACTTCGACCTGCTGCCCGGCGAGGTCCTCGCCGTGATCGGCGACAACGGCGCCGGCAAGACCAGCCTCATCAAGGCCCTCACCGGCGCGCTGGTGCCGGACGAGGGCGAGATACGCCTGGGCGGTGAGCCGATCCAGTTCTCCGGCCCGCAGAGCGCACGCGCCCACGGCATCGAGACGGTCTACCAGGACCTCGCCGTGGCAGCCTCCATGGACATCGCCTCGAACATGTTCCTCGGCCGCGAGCTGCGCCGCCCGGGCATCCTCGGCAGCGCCTTCCGCATGCTCGACAAGAAGCGCATGCGCCAGGAGGCCGCCGAGCACATGGCCGACCTGAAGATCGGCCTGCGCTCGCTGACCCAGTCGGTCGAGACGCTCTCCGGCGGACAGCGCCAAGCCGTCGCGGTCGCCCGTGCCGTCGCCTGGGCCCGCAGCGTCGTCGTCATGGACGAACCCACCGCCGCCCTCGGCGTCAAGGAGTCCGGCCAGGTCCTCGACCTCATCCGCCGCGTCCGCGACAAGGGCATGCCGGTCGTCCTGATCAGCCACAACATGCCCCACGTCTTCGAGATCGCCGACCGCATCCACGTCCACCGGCTGGGCCGACGCGCCGCCGTGATCAAGCCCTCCGACTACTCCATGGCCGAGGTCGTCGCCATCATGACCGGCGCGCTCAGCGTCGACGAGTCTGGAGATACTGTCGTAGCGGATTCCGAGGCCGCCAAGGCCGCCGGAGTACAGGCCACCTGA
- a CDS encoding ABC transporter permease: protein MTATSTPPSTSTPYAELKAPTAARRLLTQPTTGPLVALLLACVFFSVSTDQFLTGGNFSLIVQQVMVVGTLAIGQTLIILTAGIDLSCGAVMAFGSIVIAKMAAEGSLPPLAAIALGLAVCGGFGLLNGALVQKIPLPPFIVTLGMLNVAFALTHIYSEEQTVTSLPGPLTALGQTFPLGKTDITYGSLVTIALFLLLAYALSSTSWGRHVYALGNSPEAARLNGIRTSRLTIGVYTTAGVLYGIAALLLISRTGVGDPQAGQTDNLDSITAVVLGGTSLFGGRGSVLGTFIGVLIVGVFRNGLQLMGVASIYQTLITGVLVILAVTVDQISRRKAR from the coding sequence ATGACTGCCACGTCCACGCCGCCCTCCACGTCCACGCCGTACGCGGAGCTCAAAGCGCCGACCGCGGCCCGCAGACTGCTCACGCAACCGACCACGGGCCCGCTGGTCGCCCTCCTTCTGGCCTGTGTCTTCTTCTCCGTCTCGACCGACCAGTTCCTCACCGGCGGGAACTTCTCGCTGATCGTGCAGCAGGTCATGGTCGTCGGCACGCTGGCCATCGGCCAGACCCTGATCATCCTCACCGCCGGCATCGACCTGTCCTGCGGCGCGGTGATGGCCTTCGGCAGCATCGTGATCGCCAAGATGGCCGCCGAGGGCTCTCTGCCACCGCTCGCCGCCATCGCGCTGGGGCTGGCCGTCTGCGGCGGCTTCGGCCTGCTCAACGGGGCACTGGTGCAGAAGATCCCGCTGCCGCCGTTCATCGTCACGCTCGGCATGCTCAACGTGGCGTTCGCGCTGACCCACATCTACTCCGAGGAGCAGACGGTCACCAGCCTGCCCGGCCCGCTGACGGCACTGGGGCAGACCTTCCCGCTCGGCAAGACCGACATCACCTACGGCTCGCTGGTCACCATCGCCCTGTTCCTCCTCCTCGCCTACGCGCTGAGCAGCACCAGCTGGGGCCGGCACGTCTACGCCCTGGGCAACAGCCCCGAAGCGGCGCGGCTGAACGGCATCCGCACCTCCCGGCTGACCATCGGCGTCTACACCACGGCCGGTGTCCTCTACGGCATCGCCGCCCTGCTGCTCATCTCCCGCACCGGGGTCGGCGACCCGCAGGCCGGGCAGACCGACAACCTCGACAGCATCACCGCCGTGGTCCTCGGCGGCACCAGCCTCTTCGGCGGACGCGGGTCGGTCCTGGGCACGTTCATCGGCGTCCTCATCGTCGGCGTGTTCCGCAACGGACTTCAGCTGATGGGTGTCGCCTCGATCTACCAGACCCTGATCACCGGTGTCCTGGTGATCCTCGCGGTGACCGTCGACCAGATCTCCCGGAGGAAGGCCCGATGA
- a CDS encoding sugar ABC transporter substrate-binding protein, which translates to MSRTSRLPSSLLRAAACTGVAALALTACGSGSGSGSTSTGSGEVKVGLITKTDTNPFFVKMKEGAEKTAKAEGVKLMTAAGKFDGDNAGQVTAMENMVASGVKGILITPSDSKAIVPAIEKAKAKGVLVIALDTPTEPQSAVDALFATDNLKAGELIGEYAKAAMKGKTAKIAALDLAPGVSVGIQRHDGFLKGFGATDKDVACAQDTGGDQSKGQTAMENCLQKEPGINVVYTINEPAALGAYTALKAKGREKDVLIVSVDGGCTGTQAVKDGKIAATSQQYPLKMAAEGVKAVVTYAKDGKKASGYTDTGVTLVTDKAQDGVASKDTAYGLENCWG; encoded by the coding sequence ATGTCACGCACCTCTCGTCTGCCCTCCTCCTTGCTCAGAGCCGCTGCGTGCACGGGTGTCGCAGCGCTCGCCCTGACCGCCTGTGGATCCGGATCGGGATCGGGCAGCACGAGCACCGGCTCGGGCGAGGTCAAGGTCGGCCTCATCACCAAGACCGACACCAACCCGTTCTTCGTCAAGATGAAGGAGGGCGCTGAGAAGACCGCGAAGGCCGAGGGCGTCAAGCTCATGACGGCGGCCGGCAAGTTCGACGGAGACAACGCAGGGCAGGTGACCGCCATGGAGAACATGGTCGCCTCGGGCGTGAAGGGCATCCTGATCACCCCCAGCGACTCCAAGGCGATCGTGCCCGCGATCGAGAAGGCCAAGGCCAAGGGCGTTCTGGTCATCGCCCTGGACACCCCCACCGAGCCGCAGAGCGCGGTCGACGCCCTCTTCGCCACTGACAACCTCAAGGCCGGCGAGCTGATCGGCGAGTACGCCAAGGCCGCGATGAAGGGCAAGACGGCGAAGATAGCCGCCCTCGACCTCGCGCCGGGCGTCTCCGTCGGCATTCAGCGCCACGACGGATTCCTCAAGGGCTTCGGCGCCACCGACAAGGACGTCGCCTGCGCTCAGGACACGGGCGGCGACCAGTCCAAGGGCCAGACGGCGATGGAGAACTGCCTTCAGAAGGAACCCGGCATCAACGTCGTCTACACCATCAACGAGCCCGCCGCGCTGGGCGCGTACACCGCCCTCAAGGCCAAGGGCCGGGAGAAGGACGTCCTGATCGTCTCCGTCGACGGCGGCTGCACCGGCACCCAGGCGGTGAAGGACGGCAAGATCGCCGCGACGTCGCAGCAGTACCCGCTGAAGATGGCCGCCGAGGGCGTCAAGGCCGTCGTGACGTACGCCAAGGACGGTAAGAAGGCGTCGGGTTACACCGACACCGGCGTCACTCTCGTCACCGACAAGGCGCAGGACGGGGTCGCTTCCAAGGACACCGCCTACGGCCTGGAGAACTGCTGGGGCTGA
- a CDS encoding carbohydrate kinase family protein has translation MSPRQITVLGECVADAFTEPAPARNELALRVLPGGGPANTAVALARLGTPARFLARLSGDVFGRLFRAHLAASGVDLSHAVEAAEPSTLAVAELDDRGQAAFSFHAQATADWQWTGAELAGVDLAHTACVHTGSLALVREPGAAVVEDFLAAAAPRATISIDPNVRPLLVHPEVYRARLAHWCGLADVLRLSEDDLDLLLPGTPPEEACDTWHAAGARLVVITRGADGALASLDGERVQVPAVATPVVDTVGAGDSFTAGLLHHLGAHGLLGGRLTDLSLGDVEAACLFAVQVAALTCSVAGPNPPWQDRLAPLTTDASAVRHLDATP, from the coding sequence ATGAGCCCGCGCCAGATCACCGTCCTGGGCGAATGCGTCGCCGACGCGTTCACCGAACCCGCGCCCGCCCGGAACGAACTCGCCCTCCGCGTGCTGCCGGGTGGCGGACCCGCCAACACGGCGGTGGCCCTGGCCAGGCTCGGCACTCCGGCCCGCTTCCTCGCGCGGCTGTCCGGCGATGTGTTCGGCCGCCTCTTCCGGGCCCACCTCGCGGCATCCGGCGTGGACCTCTCGCACGCCGTGGAGGCCGCAGAGCCCAGCACGCTCGCAGTCGCCGAACTGGACGACCGGGGCCAGGCCGCGTTCTCCTTCCACGCCCAGGCCACCGCCGACTGGCAGTGGACCGGCGCGGAGCTGGCCGGGGTGGACCTGGCCCACACCGCCTGTGTGCACACCGGGTCGCTGGCCCTGGTCAGGGAACCCGGAGCGGCGGTGGTGGAGGACTTCCTGGCGGCGGCCGCCCCCCGGGCCACCATCAGCATCGACCCCAACGTCCGTCCGCTCCTGGTGCATCCCGAGGTCTACCGCGCCCGGCTGGCGCACTGGTGCGGCCTCGCGGACGTGCTGCGGCTGAGCGAGGACGACCTGGATCTCCTCCTGCCCGGAACACCGCCCGAGGAGGCGTGCGACACCTGGCACGCGGCGGGGGCGCGGCTCGTCGTGATCACCCGCGGTGCCGACGGCGCCCTGGCCTCACTGGACGGGGAGCGGGTCCAGGTGCCGGCGGTGGCGACGCCGGTCGTCGACACGGTCGGCGCGGGGGACTCCTTCACCGCCGGTCTGCTGCACCACCTCGGCGCCCACGGACTTCTCGGCGGCAGGCTGACGGACCTGAGTCTCGGCGACGTCGAGGCGGCCTGCCTGTTCGCCGTGCAGGTCGCCGCCCTGACCTGCTCGGTGGCCGGACCCAACCCGCCCTGGCAGGACCGGTTGGCGCCGCTCACGACGGACGCCTCCGCCGTGCGGCACCTGGACGCCACCCCCTGA
- a CDS encoding putative quinol monooxygenase has protein sequence MTKTLLAEFTAREGAEDEVTRLIREYALKVREEEGNLAFDVYTKAAIPRAYWIFEVYRDEDAFQAHLNAPYGAPFNAALMPLIEEDASVLTFLDEIDRA, from the coding sequence ATGACGAAAACCCTGCTCGCCGAATTCACCGCCCGAGAGGGAGCGGAGGACGAGGTCACCCGCCTGATCCGGGAGTACGCCCTGAAGGTGCGCGAGGAGGAAGGCAACCTGGCGTTCGACGTGTACACCAAGGCGGCCATCCCCCGCGCCTACTGGATCTTCGAGGTCTACCGGGACGAGGACGCCTTCCAGGCACACCTGAACGCCCCGTATGGCGCCCCGTTCAACGCCGCCCTCATGCCGCTGATCGAGGAGGACGCCTCCGTGCTCACGTTCCTCGATGAGATCGACCGCGCATGA
- a CDS encoding glycoside hydrolase family 32 protein — protein MSPARVSRHARTRMMAAVATVCALSAAPLAPHAVAADTPPYTETYRPQFHFTPEKNWMNDPNGLVYYKGEYHLFYQYNPNGNSWGDMSWGHAVSKDLVHWEELPLALSHDDEEMVFSGGAVVDWNNTTGFGTKKNPPMVAIYTSAYNNGGKQAQSLAYSTDRGRTWTKYEGNPVIDIGSTNFRDPKVQWYEPTKSWLMTVSLSAEHKVRFYSSKNLKDWELQSEFGPQGATGGVWECPDLFPLAVDGDKKNIKWVLVVNINPGGIAGGSAAQYFVGDFDGKKFTPDDKGTYTPPTGTVVQDFEGAGFGDWTATGAAFGPGPAAGAVDGQGTVSGFDGKGLANSFHGGDGATGTLTSPEFTVDSPYLNFRIGGGRHPHEAGTVMDRTPPEGTVLADFEGGTYGDWTKTGDAFGTAPAAGTLPGQQQVSGFLGDGLANTFLNGDSTTGTLTSPEFTVDKKHINFLIGGGNHPAGSADPTAVELLVDGRVVRSATGKDAEALNWASWDVSDLAGKQARIRIVDDNTGGWGHVNVDHIMLSDSQAQRVSQETSVNLIVDGKVVRSATGADSETLDWASFDLRPYVGKKAQIQVVDMNTAGWGHVMADQFTAAGKPAKSVVQRADWADYGKDYYAAVSWENAPGGKRYMIGWMNNWDYGQSVPTSPWRGAQSIPREMALRTVDGRTRLTSKPVGSLESLRQKRPATASGVTLKSTSKPLTGPGAKGKALDIEATFSLKDADRFGLKVRTGAGGEETVIGYDTTTQELYVDRTRSGTGDFHSTFPGVQTAPLKAENGKVKLRVLVDWSSVEVFGGDGEAVITDQIFPDPSSTGVEVFAEGGTATLDALRAWQLGSVWR, from the coding sequence ATGAGCCCTGCACGCGTATCCCGGCATGCCCGCACACGGATGATGGCGGCGGTGGCGACCGTCTGTGCCCTGTCGGCAGCCCCGCTCGCTCCCCATGCCGTCGCAGCCGACACCCCGCCGTACACCGAGACCTACCGACCCCAGTTCCACTTCACTCCGGAGAAGAACTGGATGAACGACCCCAACGGCCTGGTGTACTACAAGGGCGAGTACCACCTCTTCTACCAGTACAACCCCAACGGCAACTCGTGGGGCGACATGTCCTGGGGGCACGCGGTGAGCAAGGACCTCGTGCACTGGGAGGAGTTGCCGCTCGCCCTGTCGCACGACGACGAGGAGATGGTCTTCTCCGGTGGTGCGGTCGTCGACTGGAACAACACCACCGGGTTCGGCACGAAGAAGAACCCGCCCATGGTGGCGATCTACACCAGCGCCTACAACAACGGCGGCAAGCAGGCCCAGTCGCTCGCCTACAGCACCGACCGGGGCCGCACCTGGACCAAGTACGAGGGCAATCCCGTCATCGACATCGGCTCCACCAACTTCCGTGACCCCAAGGTCCAGTGGTACGAGCCGACCAAGAGCTGGCTGATGACGGTGTCTCTGTCCGCTGAGCACAAAGTGCGGTTCTACTCGTCCAAGAACCTCAAGGACTGGGAGTTGCAGAGCGAGTTCGGGCCGCAGGGCGCGACGGGCGGCGTGTGGGAGTGCCCCGACCTGTTCCCCCTCGCCGTCGACGGGGACAAGAAGAACATCAAGTGGGTCCTGGTCGTCAACATCAACCCCGGGGGCATCGCGGGAGGTTCGGCCGCCCAGTACTTCGTCGGCGACTTCGACGGCAAGAAGTTCACCCCCGACGACAAGGGCACCTACACCCCGCCCACGGGCACGGTCGTGCAGGACTTCGAAGGCGCCGGCTTCGGTGACTGGACGGCGACCGGGGCCGCGTTCGGCCCGGGGCCGGCAGCGGGCGCGGTGGACGGTCAGGGGACCGTCTCGGGCTTCGACGGCAAGGGTCTCGCCAACAGCTTCCACGGCGGTGACGGTGCCACCGGCACCCTCACCTCACCCGAATTCACCGTGGACAGCCCCTACCTGAACTTCAGGATCGGCGGCGGGCGGCATCCGCACGAGGCCGGAACCGTCATGGACAGAACTCCGCCCGAGGGCACGGTCCTCGCCGACTTCGAAGGCGGCACCTACGGCGACTGGACGAAGACCGGAGACGCTTTCGGCACCGCACCGGCCGCCGGTACGCTCCCCGGCCAGCAACAGGTCTCCGGCTTCCTCGGAGACGGGCTGGCCAACACCTTCCTGAACGGCGACTCCACCACCGGCACCCTCACCTCGCCCGAGTTCACCGTCGACAAGAAGCACATCAACTTCCTCATCGGCGGCGGCAATCACCCCGCCGGCTCCGCCGACCCCACCGCCGTCGAGCTCCTCGTGGACGGCCGGGTCGTCCGCAGCGCCACCGGAAAGGACGCCGAGGCACTCAACTGGGCTTCGTGGGACGTCAGCGACCTCGCCGGCAAGCAGGCGCGGATCAGGATCGTCGACGACAACACCGGCGGCTGGGGCCACGTCAACGTCGACCACATCATGCTGTCCGACAGCCAGGCACAGCGCGTCTCCCAGGAAACCTCCGTCAACCTGATCGTCGACGGCAAGGTCGTCCGCAGCGCCACCGGCGCCGACAGCGAGACCCTGGACTGGGCGTCCTTCGACCTGCGCCCCTACGTCGGCAAGAAGGCGCAGATCCAGGTCGTGGACATGAACACGGCCGGCTGGGGCCACGTCATGGCCGACCAGTTCACCGCCGCCGGGAAGCCCGCCAAGTCCGTCGTGCAGCGCGCCGACTGGGCCGACTACGGCAAGGACTACTACGCGGCGGTGTCCTGGGAGAACGCACCGGGCGGCAAGCGCTACATGATCGGCTGGATGAACAACTGGGACTACGGCCAGTCCGTCCCCACCTCCCCCTGGCGCGGCGCACAGAGCATTCCGAGGGAGATGGCCCTGCGCACCGTCGACGGCCGAACGCGGCTGACCAGCAAGCCGGTGGGCAGCCTGGAGTCCCTCCGCCAAAAGCGCCCGGCAACAGCGTCCGGCGTCACCCTCAAGAGCACATCGAAGCCCCTGACCGGCCCCGGGGCCAAGGGCAAGGCGCTGGACATCGAGGCCACCTTCTCCCTCAAGGACGCCGACCGCTTCGGCCTGAAGGTGCGTACCGGAGCGGGCGGCGAGGAGACCGTCATCGGCTACGACACCACCACCCAGGAGCTGTACGTCGACCGCACCCGCTCCGGCACCGGGGACTTCCACAGCACCTTCCCCGGCGTGCAGACCGCGCCCCTGAAGGCCGAGAACGGCAAGGTCAAGCTGCGTGTCCTCGTCGACTGGTCGTCCGTCGAGGTCTTCGGCGGCGACGGCGAGGCCGTGATCACCGACCAGATCTTCCCCGACCCCTCCAGCACCGGCGTCGAGGTGTTCGCCGAAGGCGGCACCGCCACCCTCGACGCCCTGCGCGCGTGGCAGCTGGGGTCCGTCTGGCGGTGA